The Marivirga tractuosa DSM 4126 genome contains the following window.
CCCAATCTCCTGTGCAATTGAAGTTGATCCATATAGGATAACTAATAAAAGACTTAAAACTAATTTTTTCATAAGGTGCTATTTTAAAACTAAGGTCTTAAACTACACTTTTATGAGAGGAACTGAAAATGATATTTGATGAAAGGAGGATTTGGTTAGCTAATCTCAATAAAAAACCGCCTCCATAGGAAGCGGCTTTCCGGCTTAAAATGAAAAAACAACACCTAAACAAACACCTGTTTTGTTTAGGTCTCGCCTTATTTTCAGTTACATTTTTAGGGTAAGACCTAGAGTTAAATAGCTTAAAGCTCCTCTACCTCCTTCAGCATAAAGGGCAAAGTTATCGCTGAAATAATATCGAGCTCCTAAGGCTGGTCTCAGAAATACAAAATCAACGTCTCCTTCGAAATTTGTATCGCCAGTATAAGTAAATACTTCAAAACCAAAATTGGCTAAGATATACAAATCCCATTTAGAGTCATCAATATCAACATCCAGTTCTTCTTTCAGTAAAGTACTGTAATGGAACGAGCCTCTTGCCCCAAAAGCAATTATATTGAAGCCATAATCATCATTTAAATAAGAGTATCTCCAGCCTTTATAGCCCACATATGGACCAATTCCAAAATAATCGTGCACCCCTATTTCATAATTTGCCGTAAGTGCGGGCAAACTAAAAGTTTGATTACCTACTAATCCATATCCGTAATAGCCTACACCAATTCCAGGATTAAATAAATTATCGCCTTTTTGGTAAACAGTTCCACCACCTTCACCCTGTGCCTTACTTGTAAAAGACAAAAGACTGAGTACTGATATAAGTATTATTGTTACTTTCTTCATAGTTTAAATATTAAGAAGCGAGGCAGAAATTAAACCTACCTCGCTGACTATTTATTAATCTATAAGGACTGACCCTGATACATTCCCAGAAAAAGTATTACTTGCAGTTGCCCCTTCAACATCGTTTACTGAGGCTCCACCTGATTGATCAATAGCTATGCCATATCCACCTGAACCAGTGAATTGTGAATTGGTGATGCTAATAACCGAGTTCGTAAAAACACCAAGATTACATTTAAAATCAGCATTGCTAGGGAAAGGCATTTCTGAAAAACCACCGTTACTTATAATTACATAATCAAGCTTATTATTGGCATTTGAAGAGGCAATCCTTAGACCTTCCCATTTAATCCCACTGGTTGAAGTAAATGTAATCTCATTTCCTGCACTTCCTTCGGCAATAATTGAACCATCTATTTGAATATGTCTGTCTTCTCTTGCTTCAAAATATGCACCTGCAGCAATAGTTAAGTTTCCATTTATATCAAGATTTCCATCGATAATATATTTTGAAGAACCATTTAACTTATTCCAAGTTACAGTCTCTTCAGGAACTAATGAAGATCCAAATATCTCAACCTCTCCTTGTGCATTATTGGAAAAAGTTGTAGCTCCATCTATCTTAGATACATGAAATGCATTTAAACTTATTGCGGTTTGATTATCTGAAAAATCATTACTTGAGAAAGTTCCTAGGTCAGATAAATCATCATTAACGTGCAAACCATAACCATCACTATTAGAAATAGATGAATTAGTCAAATTCAAAAACCCTCCTGCATCCAAAGCAATATTGGCTTTATAATCTGCGCTACTTGCTAAAGCCCATTCTGAATTTCCAGCATATGATACCTCTACATTATTTAAACTATTGTTTTGATTTGAAGAACTGATGTAGATCCCTTGCCAGTGTATTCCCCCTGAAATATTAGAACTGGTGAAGGTAATAGTGTTAGATTCTCCTCCATCCGCATTGATGCTAGCACCTGAATTGATTGAAAAATAAGTATCTTCATCAAAAGCAAAATTAGATCCCTCAGCAATCGTAAGATTACCATTTATGTTTATATCTCCACTTACTCTATACTGTGTATTAGCATTCAATTTGTTCCAAGTTACAGTTTCAGTATCCGGAAGAGTCGAACCAAAAATTTCAACATCTGCATTTGCATTATTGTTGAATGAAGTAGCGCCATCAAGTTTGGCTACATTTAGCGCTCTGACTGAAATACCTCTACTATTATTTTCAAAAATATTATTAGCAAAAGTACCTAAATCACTCTGATCATCATTTACATGAACTCCATATCCTGCACTATTGCTGATGGTGGAGTTTTCAATATTTAAAAATCCACCTTCGTCTAATCCAATATTGGCTTTATAATCTGCACTGCTTCCAAAAGCCATTTCTGAATTTCCTGCATACTCAACCGTGGTGAATTCCAAACTATTTCTTTGATCGGATGATTGAATAAAAATCCCCTTCCAAAGTTGGCCTGCTGCTACATTAGAAGATGTCAATTTTACCATGTCTTCTGCAGTCCCATTCGCATCAAACACTCCACCAGAACCTATATAAATTTGTACGTTTTCATCTAAAATCACTGTGACACCCGGATCAATTGTTAAATAAGCAGAGACAGAAATGTTCCCTATCACCTGATAATCAGGTAAACTAGAGTCTTCATAAACATTTTCCCAAGTAGTGTCTTCTATTACATCAGAATCAATGATTACCGGAGAAACCTCGGCTTCAATAGTTGCTTGCGCAGTACTTTCATTTCCCTGACCGTCATCAACTGTTAATTGGATGGTATATTCACCAGCTACATCTGCTGTAAATTCCAATGTAACCGTTTCTTCATTCGCTAAAGTCGGTGTGCTTCCAGAAGGGGCTGAAGTAACTTCCCATAAATAAGTTAAATCATCATTTTCTGGGTCAGATGAGTTTGCTCCTGATAATTGGAATGTGTTTCCAACATTAATAACATTATTGTCATTTTCTGGAGCTATCAATTGACTATTTTCATCTGTGATGATAGCCTCAGGAGCTTCGTTATTATTAACAGTAACAAAAATTACAACATCATCAGTTGCTGTATTACCATCTTCATCTTCAACCGTCAAGGAAGCGGTATATTCACCTTCAAGATCAGGGACAAAACTTGCCTGTTCGCTTGATGCATCAGAAATACTTACACTACTGCCTGTGGGAGATTGAGTTAATTCCCAACTAAATGTTAAGGCACCTCCATCCGGATCAGAAGAATTACTTCCATTGAGTGTGACATTACTATCCACAAACGCATTAATATCTGTTCCTGCATCAGCCACAGGTGGTTCTCCTACAATCGGATCTTCTTTTGTACATGAAATCATGACGAGGACAGCAATAGCCAGCGTCCCCCATTTTCTTAATTGATTTAAATTTTTCATAATTGTTTAGATATAGTTTTTTCTTTTCATCATGCTATACACCAACTTTTTCTAAGTTGGGTCATATTTTAATAATTATTATAAAAAAATATCTATCACTAACAAATTCCGTTTTCTCAGGTTAGCCTTTTATCTTTGTAAGCTTATGGAAGTAGTAGAAAAAACAGATGGTCAGATAGATTTCGAAAGTCTTGACCCTAAAAAATATATCATCATAAAAGGTGCTCGGGTCAATAATTTAAAAAACCTTAGTGTTGCCATTCCAAGAAATAAACTAGTGGTAGTTACTGGACTGTCAGGTTCTGGCAAATCATCTCTAGCATTTGACACACTATTTGCCGAAGGGCAGAGAATGTATGTGGAAAGCTTGAGTTCTTATGCTCGTCAGTTCTTGGGAAGAATGGAGAAACCTGAAGTTGATTATATCAGAGGGGTATCACCTGCCATTGCAATAGAACAAAAAGTAAATACCCGAAATCCGCGTTCTACGGTTGGGACTACTACTGAAATTTACGATTATATGAAACTCCTTTTCGCTAGAATTGGAGTGACCTATTCTCCTAAGAGCGGCAAGATCGTGACAAGAGATACCGTCACTAGTATTTCAGATGAAATTCACCAACATAAGGAAGGTGACCGATTTATGATACTGGCGCCTTTAATTGTAACTAAAGGCAGGACTTCACTACAAGAATTGGAATTGCTTTTGAGCAAAGGATACACAAGGGTTATCCATAAAGATGAAGTATTGCAGATCGAAGATATTCTAGAAGAAGAGCAAGCCTTGAAAAGAAAAGAACTTTTTATTCTGATTGACAGGACATCTGTTCAGAAGGAGGATGAAGACAATCAATTTAGAATTGCCGATTCTATTCAAACTGCTTTTTTTGAAGGTCATGGAGAATGTGTGATTGATTTTGTAGAAAGCGAAGGCAAAAAAGGATACAATGACCGTTTTGAATTAGACGGAATCCAATTTGAAGAACCTTCTATCAATTTATTTAGCTTCAATAATCCGTATGGGGCTTGCAGGACTTGTGAAGGCTTTGGTAAAGTCTTAGGTATAGATGAAGATTTAGTAATTCCTGATAAAACGCTCTCTGTCTATGAAGGAGCAATTGCCCCTTGGAAAGGAGAAACCATGAAAAAATGGGCAGAACCGCTATTGAAACATGGAATTGAATTCGATTTTCCTATACACCGACCAATTGAAGAACTGTCTACAGAAGAATATCAATTACTATGGGAAGGAAATAAATATTTCAAAGGGTTAAATGCATTTTTTGACCACCTGCAATCTAAAATGCATAAAATTCAGTACAGAGTAATGCTTTCTCGATATAGAGGACGCACAGTCTGCCCTGATTGCAAAGGAACAAGATTAAGAAAAGACGCAGGTTATGTGAAAATCAATGATGCTTCGATCATTGAATTGGTTTTAAAGCCAATTGATAAATTAATTGAGTTTTTTAATGGCATTAAGCTCACAAAAAATGAGCAAAAAATAGCTGGCAGAATACTAAAGGAGATTAGCAATAGATTGGAGTACCTGATGGAAGTAGGTTTGAGTTATCTTACACTCAATCGTCTTACATCGTCACTGTCTGGTGGTGAATTTCAGCGAATTAAATTGGCTACTTCATTAGGAAGCGCTTTGGTGGGTTCCATGTATATTTTGGATGAACCCTCTATTGGTTTGCATCCAAGAGATACTGCACGTTTAGTAAAGGTATTGAAATCATTACGTGATATGGGCAATACCGTCATTGTAGTAGAACATGAAGAAGAAGTAATGCTAGAAGCCGATGAAATTATTGACATCGGCCCTGATGCAGGAGTTCATGGCGGAAATCTGGTATTCCAGGGAAATTTAGATGAATTAAAAAAAGCTGACAATACCCATACTGCTAGATTTCTAAATGGCAGCAATGAGGTAGCGGTTCCGAAAAGCCGGAGAAAATGGAAAAATAGTATTTCCATAAAAGGAGCCAAAGAAAACAATCTTAATATTAAAGAGGTAAAAATACCTTTAGAGGTTTTGACTGTAGTAACTGGTGTCAGTGGTTCCGGGAAATCTACTTTGATTAAGAAAATATTGAATCCGGCTTTGGCCAAAATGATTGGGCAAGGAAGTACGGAAAGCACTGGTAAATTCGAAAAGCTGGATGGAGATTATAAAAAAGTAAAATCTATTGAGTTTGTGGATCAAAATCCGATTGGAAAATCTTCTCGCTCCAATCCAGTGACTTATGTAAAGGCCTATGATGCTATTCGTCAATTGTTTTCAGATCAGACTTTAGCAAAGCAAAGAGGCTATAAACCTGCCTTTTTCAGTTTTAATGTAGATGGCGGAAGATGTGAAATGTGTCAGGGAGAAGGCATCCAGAAAATTGAGATGCAGTTTATGGCTGATATCGAACTGACCTGTGAAAGTTGTAAAGGGCAAAGATTCAAAAATGAAATACTGGAAATAAAATATCAGGACAAAAATATAGCGGATGTTCTCGATATGACGGTAGAAGAAAGCTTAGAATTCTTTGAAGGTAACAATCCTGTAATTAATAAATTACAACCTCTATTTGATGTAGGATTAGGCTATATCAGGTTAGGTCAATCTTCCAATTCATTGAGTGGTGGTGAAGCGCAAAGAGTCAAATTAGCATCCTACCTAGGAAAAGGAGGCGCTATAAAAAATGATCATAATCTGTTTATTTTTGATGAACCTACTACTGGCTTACATTTCCACGACATCAAAAAATTATTAGAATCTATCAATGCGTTGATTGAACAGGGAAATTCAGTAATTATTATTGAGCACAATATGGAAGTCATCAAAACAGCTGACTGGATTATTGATTTAGGTCCAGAAGGTGGAGAAAAAGGCGGAAAAGTTGTTTTCGAAGGTCTACCTGAAGAAATGGCTAAGCTAAAGGATAATTATACAGCTCAGTTTTTGAAGGACAAATTATAAACCTGAAAATAAGAAGTCAGCATAGTTCTTTTTTAAATTCTATCATGAATACCAGTTTTTTGTATCTGCTAATTGGTCAATTCATGGACTTTGTCAAAGCCTTGATCGAAAAAGAAGCGAATTAAAACACTTTATAATAAATTAATTATGAAAAAATAAAACCGAATGAACATTCATTCTTACATTTGCATCAATGAATAAAAGAGAACTCATATTAGAAGCTACACTTGATTTGATCACGGAAAATGGTTTTCATGCCACTCCAATGTCAATGATTAGCAAACAGGCCAAAGTAGCAGCTGGCACAATCTATCATCACTTTGAAAATAAAGAAATTCTATTAGAAGCTTTGTACACAGAATCGAAGCAAAAAATGGGCAGAGCCATGCAATTGGCTACAGTGAATGGAGAGAATTATGAAGCTGATTATAAGTCGATATGGATTTCACTATTTATCTTCTATGCGGAAAATAGCAAAACATTTCAGTTTCTGGAACAATATGCTCAATCTCCCTTTATCAGAAAAGAAACTAAAGAAGAACAACGAAAACATTATCAGCCAATTATTGACTTCCTCGGTGAAGGAATAAGAAAAGGATTCCTAAAGTCGATGGATGTAGAAATTTTAACTGAAATGGTGCATGGCACAGTGGTTTCAGCAGCAAAAATATTTCATCAGCAAAAAGGGCTATCTAAAAATACAATAGACGAATTAGCTCAGTTCGCCTGGCAAGCTGCTGTAGCATAAAAATTTTAATTAAAAACCGAATGCATATTCAATCTATAAATATTAATAAAATGAAAACTGCATTAATTACAGGAGCTTCTTCAGGCATTGGCATGGAGCTAGCAAAAATTCACGCACAAAAAGGAGACAATCTAGTTTTAGTGGCTAGATCAGAACAAAAATTGAATGATCTTAAAAAGGAACTAGAAAGTCAGTACAAAATCACAGCAACCGTTATTGCATTAGATCTTTCCAATCCTGAGGCTGCGCACCAACTCTTTGACTTAACCGAAAAGGACAATATTCAAGTTGACTATCTGATCAATAATGCTGGCTTTGGTGATTTTGAGGAATTTCAAAAATCAGATTTAAATAAAGCCATGCAAATGATAGATCTCAATACTAAAAGCTTAACCATTCTAAGCAAACTTTATTTAGATGGGATGGTAGAAAGAAAATCAGGGAGAATTATGCAATTGGCCTCCACAGCATCTTTTCAGCCTGGCCCTTTGATGGCGGTTTATTATGCCACAAAACATTATGTGCTGGCTTTTTCAGAAGCAATAGCAGAAGAATTAAAAGGTTCTGGTGTTACGGTTACAGCATTATGTCCAGGCCCTACATCATCAGGTTTTCAAAATGCTGCAGATCTAGGAGAGTCAAAATTAGTGAAGGATAAAAAATTACCGACCTCAGCTGAAGTAGCAAGGTATGGTTATAAATCCATGATGAACGGAAAACGTGTAGCAATTCACGGTTTTCAGAATAAAATGATGGCTTTCAGTGTGCGTTTTACCCCTAGAAACTGGGTGACTGCGCTAGTTAAGAAACTTTCTGAAAAAGGATAAACTAATCCACCTTATTCAATTTGAAAGTGTAAAAACCATAATCGTCATATACTTCTATGTTCAAGTTGTTAAAACCAATTCTAGTTGCATTGCTATAAAAACTGAAATTTTCACGATGGATATGATCAAGGAATTCCATATCAAGGGTATAAATTCTTTCATTCCCATCGTGATATTGGGTTTTGTGAAGCGTTAAAAACCAATCACCTTCAAAATAAGCATTTAATGAGGCGTCATAATATTCAGCAAATCCATCATCATAAAATGTAATTTCATCACCTCTGTAGTCATCTATTAAGTTTTTTCGAAAAAGCGCATAATCACCTTTGTAAAAAGCGCGGTCAAAATACCATCGACCTTCTATACGATTTTCTCTTCTTTCTAATCTACCTCTATCGGTGCAAGAGATGAATACGATAACAATCAGCAAAAGGAAGCTTAATTTTTTCATAAGTCTGATTTTTGATTAGTTTTTCCTAACCAAAAATCAGACCAAACTGCATTTTACCTATGTTTATGACCAGGTTCATATATCAGTCTTATGAAGCTACTTAATCGTTCCCTTTCTCTGTCTATGGGTATTCCACCAACAATACCCACCAATAAATTATTAGAAATAGATACTCTCATTTGAGGTCTAATAGTCATATCAAAATCATTTTTGGCAAGAGTTTTATTAAACTCCACCCCAATAAAATTGCGTGTATTAGGAATCATATAATGAAAGTTAGTATTGATTTCATATTCAAAGTCACGATCTAATTCACTATTGAAAGGTACAAACCATTTTGGACCAGTATAAATCAAAGAATGAAATCCGTTTCTCCAGTTTGTAGCTGTAATCAGAAATGGATTGACTACATCACCTTCAAAAATCGAGCTTGTGCTTATGCTATCTAAGGGTGTAAATACCAATTCATTTATTCCTCCAAATGCCACGGAAGTATTCATTTTTTCAGACACTAAAAAAGTCCACTGAAATGCAGTTTTGATAGATTCAACTCTATTGGAGGGTCGCATCCCATTAGTATTCTCCAATCCATTGGAAGTATAAATAGAAACGGGTACTTCAATTTCCAGACCTAATCGATCCATTACTGCCCACTCGTATTCCACCAAGGCTTCATATTTGTCATAATTTAATCTATCAAACATTCCTAAGCCAACATTCCATTCACTTTCGCCTTTTCTGGCTCCTAAATCTCGAATAAGGTCGATAAAAAGGGGTTCAGCATGTTCAATTTTTAACGGTTTTTCAGCTTGTTCCTCAACTTTTTCTTGTGCATTGACCGTGTGCAGGGCACATAATAATAGTATTGCTATAAGTATAGCTATAGATTTCTTGTAAATCATCTCTAAAATAATTTTATAAGTTAAACCCTGGAATTAGGGCTATAAATAAATTGCGACCAACTAAATTGTTGATTCTTAAGATTGTGATTTACAAAAATTGAGGTGGTGGTGTATCAATCACTTGAAACCCCTTAGCTATGCTGAAATAGGGATATATAGATTGATTCTCGCTGATATGATTATTCTTTTCAATTAATGTTATTTCCAAAGTACTGCTCACAAATTTTTGAATGCTATCCACTAAATCATCCGAACTATCATCATGTTCATCTGTCTCAACCAAATCTGTATTTACAACATCCTCTACCAATATCTCTAAAATACCTGCAGCATTATTTTCAATTTCCGTATTTGGATTGAAGCGCTCCATTTCAGGTATCAAAATATTGTTTAGCAAAATAAAAATGAGGAAAATAGACGAGACTACTTTACCTTTTCTAGATGTGATATTTTCTCTAAGTATTTTCAATATAGATACAAAACAATAAATTTTTGAAGCAACAAACGTAGATAGAATCTGTTTGGTTTAATAATTTTTCTCATATTTATTAATCCTTAAACACTCAACTAATTATTTATGTCTGAAAACGAATTATTAGAAAAAATAAAACAAAGAAATCCCAACGAACCGGAATTCATACAAGCTGTGGAAGAAGTCATTTCTTCTGTAAGTACTGTTTTCAAGAAACATCCTGAATATCACCGTTTGAAGCTTTTGGAAAGAATGGCAGAACCTGAACGACTGATCTCTTTTAGAGTGAACTGGTTGGATGATGCAGGTGAAGTACAAGTCAACAGAGGCTTTAGAGTCCAAATGAACAGTGCCTTAGGTCCATACAAGGGAGGATTAAGGTTTCATCCTTCGGTCAATCAAAGTATTCTTAAATTTTTAGCTTTTGAGCAAATTTTCAAAAATGCTTTAACTGGCCTTCCATTAGGAGGAGGCAAAGGAGGAGCGGATTTTAATCCAAAAAATAGATCTGATGCAGAAATTATGAGGTTCTGTCAAGCTTTTATGAGCGAACTCTATCGCCACATCGGTCACTTCACAGATGTTCCTGCTGGGGATATAGGAGTTGGAAGCAGGGAAATTGGATTTTTGTTTGGGACTTACAAAAAACTACAAAATGAATTTACTGGAGTACTCACAGGAAAAGGCAGAGAATGGGGCGGTAGTTTAATAAGACCGGAAGCAACCGGTTATGGATTAGTTTATTTCTCTCAGTATATGTTAGACAAAGTAGGTGATAGTTTGAAGGATAAAATATGCATTGTCTCAGGTTCTGGGAATGTAGCGCAATTTACTTTGGAAAAATTAATAGAGTTGGGAGCCAAACCTATAACTGCATCAGACTCTTCAGGATATATAATTGATGAATCAGGAATTGATGTTGAAAAATTAGAATACATTAAAGAAATTAAAAACATCAATAGAGGAAGGATATCGGAGTATATTGAAAAATACCCTGATGCAAAATATCAAGAACTCAATAGAGAAAAAGACCATAATCCCTTATGGAAAACAAAAGCCGATTGTGCTTTCCCTTGTGCCACTCAAAATGAAATTAATAAAAAAGATGCAGCGAATTTAAAGAATTCAGGTGTAAAGCTAATTACAGAAGGCGCTAACATGCCATTAACAGCTGAAGCAATTGACATTATTTGCGAATCAGAAATTTTGTATGCTCCAGGCAAGGCAACTAATGCTGGTGGTGTGGCCGTTTCAGGTTTGGAAATGAGCCAAAACAGAATTGGTGTGTATTGGTCGAGAGAGGAAGTGGATGAAAAACTGAAGAAAATCATGAAAGATATCCATGATAATTGCGTGAAAACCGCAGAAGAATATGATCTTAACCAACACGATTATTTGGCTTCAGCAAATATTTTTGGCTTTCTAAAAGTGGCTGATGCCATGAAGGCGCAGGGGGTTATTTAAATAAAAGTAAGCTGTCATAACATTTATAAATTCATTCTAAAAATCGAATAAATGTTATGACAGCTAGCAATGCTTTTAATCAGGGTCTCCACTGCATTTACAAGTTCTAGTACTTCCCGAAGTGGATGTGATCCCGCGTTTATAACCATTGTTCTCGCAGCATTCTTGACAGTCTTCGGTATAAGTTACAGGATCGCTTGATGCACCAACGCAAGCATCAATTTCTTCCCCACCACAAGAGCTAAAAAACAATCCGAATGCAATGAATATAACTGTAAATAACAATCTTCTCATAATATTCTATTTTTGTTTCTATACTCTATCACAAATTTACGAACAAAATCAGGTCATAATTTTTCGAGAATTAAAAATATCCCGATTATCAAATAATTCTTTGAATATTTAGCTTAATCTTCTAGCTTTCAATTTCACTATCAACCTTTAATAGCATGAATTCAATTTTAAGGCATCAATGGCTTAGTTTTAGAAGATCCCCAGCTTTTGAAAAAGATTTAGGGATAAAAATATTCTTAGCAATTTTAGGTCTACTTGTCTTGGTAAACTTAATTTTTTTAAGTTCCAACTTGAATGAAACACTTCAAGCATTAGGGGTCGATAGCGAACCAACTCAATTGGTTAACCAGTTTCTTCTTTATTATTTCATCAGCGAACTGGCGTTAAGGTACATTATGCAAACTGTTCCAGTTTTAGACATTGAGCCTTATTTGCATTTGCCAATAAGAAAAAAGCTGATAACACGATTCTTAGTAATTAAATCGATTTTCAATCCCTACAATTTGATTGCTCCGGCAATTTTCATCCCATTAGCTATCACCACTTTTATTCCTGAAATAGGAATTGAAAAATCGATAGTTTGGCTCGCATTTACGCTTCTACTTTCTCTTTCCCTTCATTTCTTTAATATTTTGATGAAGAAAAAATTGGAGAACAATATGATGGTATGGTTGGTATTGGCAGCTTTGGTTGTGTTAAACTATATAGGAAATCGCTATATGAGTTTTGAATTAATTCCCTTGGGCACCTGGGCAACAGCAGTTTACAATATGCCAATACTTTTACTCATTCCAGTAACGCTTTTAAGTTTCTTAATTTACATAAGTGTTCAATTTTTCTATCAAAATCTTTACTTAGAAGATCTATTTGATGCCAAAATGATGTCTGGTGAAAAATTTACTAGCCGGCTTAGCAACTGGGAAAATAAAGGTTTGATGAATACACTTATTGTTCAAGAGCTAAAACTTATCTTGAGGCACAAGAGGAGCAGATCAAGCGTTATGCTCGCAGGAATATTTCTATTTTACCCATTACTTATTTTTAGTATGGGAGAAGAAGCGCAATCAAAAGCAATGGCTATTTTCGTGAGTGTCTTTTTTACTGGAATATTTATCATACAGTATGGCCAATTTTTGTGGAGTTGGAACACCAACCAAATGGATTTCTTTTTAACTAAAATAAACCCCTACACTTATTGGGTAGAATCAAGATATAGGCTGTTGATTTATTCTGTCTTAATTACCTCAGTTCTTTCCCTACCCTATTTTTATTTTGGCTACGAAGTAATGTTGATAATGGGGGCTACAGCTTTATATAATGTTGGTATAAATAGCATGTTGATCATGCGGATGAGTCTTTGGGGTGCTAAGCCTA
Protein-coding sequences here:
- a CDS encoding TetR/AcrR family transcriptional regulator, with protein sequence MNKRELILEATLDLITENGFHATPMSMISKQAKVAAGTIYHHFENKEILLEALYTESKQKMGRAMQLATVNGENYEADYKSIWISLFIFYAENSKTFQFLEQYAQSPFIRKETKEEQRKHYQPIIDFLGEGIRKGFLKSMDVEILTEMVHGTVVSAAKIFHQQKGLSKNTIDELAQFAWQAAVA
- a CDS encoding SDR family NAD(P)-dependent oxidoreductase — translated: MKTALITGASSGIGMELAKIHAQKGDNLVLVARSEQKLNDLKKELESQYKITATVIALDLSNPEAAHQLFDLTEKDNIQVDYLINNAGFGDFEEFQKSDLNKAMQMIDLNTKSLTILSKLYLDGMVERKSGRIMQLASTASFQPGPLMAVYYATKHYVLAFSEAIAEELKGSGVTVTALCPGPTSSGFQNAADLGESKLVKDKKLPTSAEVARYGYKSMMNGKRVAIHGFQNKMMAFSVRFTPRNWVTALVKKLSEKG
- a CDS encoding HAEPLYID family protein, with protein sequence MIYKKSIAILIAILLLCALHTVNAQEKVEEQAEKPLKIEHAEPLFIDLIRDLGARKGESEWNVGLGMFDRLNYDKYEALVEYEWAVMDRLGLEIEVPVSIYTSNGLENTNGMRPSNRVESIKTAFQWTFLVSEKMNTSVAFGGINELVFTPLDSISTSSIFEGDVVNPFLITATNWRNGFHSLIYTGPKWFVPFNSELDRDFEYEINTNFHYMIPNTRNFIGVEFNKTLAKNDFDMTIRPQMRVSISNNLLVGIVGGIPIDRERERLSSFIRLIYEPGHKHR
- the gdhA gene encoding NADP-specific glutamate dehydrogenase produces the protein MSENELLEKIKQRNPNEPEFIQAVEEVISSVSTVFKKHPEYHRLKLLERMAEPERLISFRVNWLDDAGEVQVNRGFRVQMNSALGPYKGGLRFHPSVNQSILKFLAFEQIFKNALTGLPLGGGKGGADFNPKNRSDAEIMRFCQAFMSELYRHIGHFTDVPAGDIGVGSREIGFLFGTYKKLQNEFTGVLTGKGREWGGSLIRPEATGYGLVYFSQYMLDKVGDSLKDKICIVSGSGNVAQFTLEKLIELGAKPITASDSSGYIIDESGIDVEKLEYIKEIKNINRGRISEYIEKYPDAKYQELNREKDHNPLWKTKADCAFPCATQNEINKKDAANLKNSGVKLITEGANMPLTAEAIDIICESEILYAPGKATNAGGVAVSGLEMSQNRIGVYWSREEVDEKLKKIMKDIHDNCVKTAEEYDLNQHDYLASANIFGFLKVADAMKAQGVI
- the uvrA gene encoding excinuclease ABC subunit UvrA; translation: MEVVEKTDGQIDFESLDPKKYIIIKGARVNNLKNLSVAIPRNKLVVVTGLSGSGKSSLAFDTLFAEGQRMYVESLSSYARQFLGRMEKPEVDYIRGVSPAIAIEQKVNTRNPRSTVGTTTEIYDYMKLLFARIGVTYSPKSGKIVTRDTVTSISDEIHQHKEGDRFMILAPLIVTKGRTSLQELELLLSKGYTRVIHKDEVLQIEDILEEEQALKRKELFILIDRTSVQKEDEDNQFRIADSIQTAFFEGHGECVIDFVESEGKKGYNDRFELDGIQFEEPSINLFSFNNPYGACRTCEGFGKVLGIDEDLVIPDKTLSVYEGAIAPWKGETMKKWAEPLLKHGIEFDFPIHRPIEELSTEEYQLLWEGNKYFKGLNAFFDHLQSKMHKIQYRVMLSRYRGRTVCPDCKGTRLRKDAGYVKINDASIIELVLKPIDKLIEFFNGIKLTKNEQKIAGRILKEISNRLEYLMEVGLSYLTLNRLTSSLSGGEFQRIKLATSLGSALVGSMYILDEPSIGLHPRDTARLVKVLKSLRDMGNTVIVVEHEEEVMLEADEIIDIGPDAGVHGGNLVFQGNLDELKKADNTHTARFLNGSNEVAVPKSRRKWKNSISIKGAKENNLNIKEVKIPLEVLTVVTGVSGSGKSTLIKKILNPALAKMIGQGSTESTGKFEKLDGDYKKVKSIEFVDQNPIGKSSRSNPVTYVKAYDAIRQLFSDQTLAKQRGYKPAFFSFNVDGGRCEMCQGEGIQKIEMQFMADIELTCESCKGQRFKNEILEIKYQDKNIADVLDMTVEESLEFFEGNNPVINKLQPLFDVGLGYIRLGQSSNSLSGGEAQRVKLASYLGKGGAIKNDHNLFIFDEPTTGLHFHDIKKLLESINALIEQGNSVIIIEHNMEVIKTADWIIDLGPEGGEKGGKVVFEGLPEEMAKLKDNYTAQFLKDKL
- a CDS encoding PKD domain-containing protein, whose protein sequence is MKNLNQLRKWGTLAIAVLVMISCTKEDPIVGEPPVADAGTDINAFVDSNVTLNGSNSSDPDGGALTFSWELTQSPTGSSVSISDASSEQASFVPDLEGEYTASLTVEDEDGNTATDDVVIFVTVNNNEAPEAIITDENSQLIAPENDNNVINVGNTFQLSGANSSDPENDDLTYLWEVTSAPSGSTPTLANEETVTLEFTADVAGEYTIQLTVDDGQGNESTAQATIEAEVSPVIIDSDVIEDTTWENVYEDSSLPDYQVIGNISVSAYLTIDPGVTVILDENVQIYIGSGGVFDANGTAEDMVKLTSSNVAAGQLWKGIFIQSSDQRNSLEFTTVEYAGNSEMAFGSSADYKANIGLDEGGFLNIENSTISNSAGYGVHVNDDQSDLGTFANNIFENNSRGISVRALNVAKLDGATSFNNNANADVEIFGSTLPDTETVTWNKLNANTQYRVSGDININGNLTIAEGSNFAFDEDTYFSINSGASINADGGESNTITFTSSNISGGIHWQGIYISSSNQNNSLNNVEVSYAGNSEWALASSADYKANIALDAGGFLNLTNSSISNSDGYGLHVNDDLSDLGTFSSNDFSDNQTAISLNAFHVSKIDGATTFSNNAQGEVEIFGSSLVPEETVTWNKLNGSSKYIIDGNLDINGNLTIAAGAYFEAREDRHIQIDGSIIAEGSAGNEITFTSTSGIKWEGLRIASSNANNKLDYVIISNGGFSEMPFPSNADFKCNLGVFTNSVISITNSQFTGSGGYGIAIDQSGGASVNDVEGATASNTFSGNVSGSVLID